From Toxotes jaculatrix isolate fToxJac2 chromosome 1, fToxJac2.pri, whole genome shotgun sequence, a single genomic window includes:
- the irf8 gene encoding interferon regulatory factor 8, translated as MSNSGGRRLKQWLMEQIQSGQYSGLQWEDESRTMFRIPWKHAGKQDYNQEVDASIFKAWAVFKGKFKEGDKAEPATWKTRLRCALNKSPDFEEVTERSQLDISEPYKVYRIVPEEEQKHGKSSIMAMAATTSSGDITDCNPSEIEELIKEEENCSIQASPEYWPQGSISAFPLHQDPLPSGTGINSAFSQMMINFFYGGKLMQNTLVTHPEGCRISPQQHLGRGALYSSDIMQSVHFPPAELIEYDHQRHVTRKLLGHLERGVLVRANQEGIFIKRLCQSRVFWSGLGEVGSQFSPMSCKLERDAVVKIFDTGRFLQALQLYQEGQFPAPDPTVTLCFGEELHDLSSAKSKLVIVQITVVNCQHLLEAVNMRRSQPYCNNPNLDMSGGDVASDQMARIYQDLCSYSGPQRTACYRENMPITA; from the exons atgtcaaactctggAGGTCGGAGACTGAAGCAATGGCTGATGGAGCAGATTCAGAGTGGTCAGTACTCTGGACTGCAGTGGGAGGATGAAAGCCGCACTATGTTCCGAATTCCCTGGAAACACGCAGGAAAACAGGACTACAACCAAGAAGTTGACGCATCCATTTTTAAG GCCTGGGCTGTGTTTAAAGGCAAGTTTAAGGAAGGTGACAAGGCTGAGCCTGCAACATGGAAGACCAGACTCCGATGTGCTCTCAATAAGAGTCCTGACTTTGAGGAGGTGACAGAGAGGTCGCAGCTAGATATCTCGGAGCCCTATAAAGTTTACCGCATTGTACCTGAAGAAGAGCAGAAGC ATGGCAAAAGCTCAATTATGGCCATGGCAGCTACCACTAGCTCTGGTGATATCACTGACTGCAACCCTTCAGAAATAGAAGAGCTCATTAAAGAG gaAGAAAACTGCAGCATCCAGGCCAGTCCAGAGTATTGGCCCCAAGGAAGCATAAGTG CTTTCCCCCTGCATCAGGACCCTTTGCCATCAGGCACAGGCATCAACTCag CTTTCTCCCAAATGATGATCAATTTCTTCTATGGAGGAAAGTTGATGCAGAACACACTGGTAACTCACCCTGAAGGCTGCAGGATTTCCCCACAACAGCACCTGGGTCGTGGCGCCCTCTACAGTTCAGACATCATGCAGAGTGTTCATTTCCCCCCTGCTGAGCTCATTGAGTACGACCACCAGCGTCACGTTACACGCAAGCTCCTGGGCCACCTAGAGAGAGGTGTACTGGTCCGTGCCAACCAAGAGGGCATCTTCATCAAAAGGCTGTGCCAGAGCCGTGTCTTCTGGAGCGGGCTGGGCGAAGTGGGCTCACAATTCAGCCCCATGTCTTGTAAACTTGAGAGGGATGCTGTAGTCAAGATTTTTGACACAGGGAGGTTTCTTCAAG CTCTACAGCTGTACCAGGAGGGTCAGTTTCCTGCTCCTGATCCGACAGTGACTCTGTGTTTTGGAGAGGAGCTCCATGATCTCAGCAGTGCTAAGAGCAAACTGGTCATTGTGCAG ATCACTGTGGTGAACTGCCAGCACCTGCTGGAGGCAGTGAACATGCGCCGGTCCCAGCCTTACTGCAACAACCCAAACCTGGATATGTCTGGTGGTGATGTGGCCAGTGACCAGATGGCACGCATCTACCAGGACTTGTGCAGCTACAGTGGACCCCAGAGGACAGCCTGCTACAGGGAAAACATGCCTATTACTGCCTGA